In one Saccharibacillus brassicae genomic region, the following are encoded:
- a CDS encoding TVP38/TMEM64 family protein gives MPTLDLLSYMTEENLREWMERFRALGPLPGIFLTFLKSFVPPLPTAVIVGVNAAAYGLWLGFLYSWIGLVAGCMTTFLIVRAVASRPYFRRWAERPKVQKSLLWARRNAFSFVFILSMMPVGPFAIVNTAAAVVQMPRRAFLLAIAGGKAIMVLAVSYVGHDLARFVERPYELLYVVGFLAFSFWASRRAEAYFTRDTP, from the coding sequence ATGCCGACCCTGGACCTTTTATCGTATATGACGGAAGAGAATTTGCGCGAGTGGATGGAACGGTTCCGCGCGCTCGGACCGCTGCCCGGCATTTTTCTGACGTTCCTCAAATCGTTCGTGCCGCCGCTGCCGACCGCCGTGATCGTGGGCGTCAACGCGGCGGCGTACGGACTGTGGCTCGGCTTTCTCTACTCGTGGATCGGGCTGGTCGCGGGCTGCATGACGACGTTCCTGATCGTGCGCGCCGTCGCGTCGCGTCCGTATTTCCGGCGCTGGGCGGAGCGGCCCAAAGTGCAGAAAAGCCTGCTCTGGGCACGCCGCAACGCGTTCAGCTTCGTGTTCATCCTGAGCATGATGCCGGTCGGGCCGTTCGCGATCGTGAACACGGCGGCGGCGGTCGTGCAGATGCCCAGACGCGCGTTTCTGCTCGCGATTGCCGGAGGCAAAGCGATCATGGTGCTGGCCGTCTCGTACGTGGGGCATGATCTGGCCCGGTTCGTCGAGCGGCCGTACGAGCTGCTGTACGTGGTCGGGTTTCTCGCGTTCTCGTTCTGGGCGAGCCGGCGGGCGGAAGCTTATTTTACGCGGGACACGCCATAG
- a CDS encoding cupin domain-containing protein, producing MNERREAQTFYFEDDGIIPNNPKLPVILYPGALGDKPEWAESVFNSHNWRNSWENGVFNYHHYHSSAHEVLGVTCGTLLLKVGGENGSTFDLQAGDVIVLPAGTGHKRITASADFRVVGAYPDGMDYNTRIENDGKREQSIEEIARVPLPRTDPVHGDGGPLAEHWPIR from the coding sequence ATGAACGAACGACGCGAAGCGCAAACGTTTTATTTCGAGGACGACGGCATCATTCCCAACAATCCGAAGCTGCCCGTGATCTTGTATCCCGGCGCGCTCGGCGACAAGCCGGAGTGGGCCGAATCGGTCTTCAACAGCCACAACTGGCGCAACAGCTGGGAGAACGGCGTGTTCAATTACCATCATTACCACAGCAGCGCGCACGAAGTGCTCGGCGTGACGTGCGGCACCTTGCTGCTCAAGGTCGGCGGCGAGAACGGCAGCACATTCGACCTGCAGGCGGGCGACGTTATCGTGCTGCCGGCCGGCACCGGCCACAAACGCATTACCGCGAGCGCCGATTTTCGGGTCGTGGGCGCTTACCCGGACGGCATGGACTACAACACGCGGATCGAAAACGACGGCAAGCGGGAGCAGTCGATCGAAGAAATCGCCCGCGTGCCGCTGCCCCGAACCGATCCGGTCCACGGCGACGGCGGACCGCTCGCGGAGCACTGGCCGATTCGTTAA
- a CDS encoding amidase codes for MKFAQYVQYDAVGLAGLLRNKEVSAVELAQAALSRMDEVNPRLNAVVRDRREAALAEAAAISAPSAERPFAGVPYLLKDISQALAGEPLTSGSALLQGNVARRDSNYVARLRAGGLIPLGHTNTPEFGLKNITEPALYGPARNPWNPEYSPGGSSGGAAAAIASGIVPAAGASDGGGSIRIPASFTGLFGLKPTRGRTPVGPGIGRQWQGASIDFALSRTVRDSAALLDLLQIVQPEAAFQTPLYPGVYAQDMLAPHPRPLRIAFTTASPVGTPVGEDAVQAVLKTVRWLESQGHEVEEKLSPVNGVRLMENYYTMNAGEVSAMFISLERMLGRDIRPEEVDIITWVFAEAGKNVSAAEFVHSLNEWDVAAAQMAELSARYDLYVTPASALPAPRVGELTHTPEQAAPWMRVSELSAGEQRQMLYDIFERSLTYTPFTQLANLTGQPATSLPLHLTEDGLPLGVQMIAAKGREDLLLRIAAQLEQSDLWVGMQGNPMLG; via the coding sequence ATGAAGTTCGCCCAATACGTCCAATACGATGCGGTCGGCCTGGCCGGGCTGCTGCGCAACAAGGAAGTGTCGGCCGTCGAGCTGGCGCAGGCCGCTTTGTCGCGGATGGACGAAGTGAATCCGCGGCTTAACGCCGTCGTGCGCGACCGGCGCGAAGCCGCGCTCGCGGAAGCGGCGGCGATCTCCGCCCCGAGCGCGGAGCGCCCGTTTGCCGGCGTGCCGTACCTGCTCAAAGACATTTCGCAGGCGCTCGCAGGCGAGCCGCTCACTTCCGGCTCGGCCCTGCTGCAGGGCAACGTCGCGCGCCGCGATTCCAATTACGTCGCCCGCCTGCGGGCCGGCGGCCTGATCCCGCTCGGCCACACGAATACGCCCGAATTCGGGCTCAAGAACATTACCGAACCGGCCCTATACGGGCCGGCGCGCAATCCGTGGAATCCGGAGTATTCCCCGGGCGGCTCCAGCGGCGGCGCGGCGGCCGCGATCGCCTCGGGCATCGTGCCCGCCGCCGGCGCGAGCGACGGCGGCGGTTCGATCCGCATCCCGGCGTCGTTCACCGGCCTGTTCGGCCTCAAGCCGACGCGCGGCCGGACCCCGGTCGGCCCCGGCATCGGCCGCCAATGGCAGGGCGCGTCGATCGACTTCGCCCTGTCGCGCACCGTGCGCGATAGCGCGGCGCTGCTGGACCTGCTGCAAATCGTGCAGCCCGAAGCCGCGTTCCAGACGCCGCTCTATCCGGGCGTCTACGCCCAAGACATGCTCGCGCCTCATCCGCGCCCGCTGCGGATCGCCTTTACGACCGCGTCGCCGGTCGGCACGCCCGTCGGCGAAGACGCCGTGCAGGCCGTGCTGAAGACCGTCCGCTGGCTGGAAAGCCAGGGCCACGAGGTCGAAGAAAAGCTCAGCCCGGTCAACGGCGTCCGCCTGATGGAAAACTATTACACGATGAACGCGGGCGAAGTGTCCGCCATGTTCATCTCGCTGGAGCGCATGCTCGGCCGCGACATCCGGCCCGAAGAGGTGGACATCATCACGTGGGTGTTCGCCGAAGCCGGCAAAAACGTCTCCGCCGCCGAGTTCGTGCACAGCCTGAACGAATGGGACGTCGCCGCGGCGCAGATGGCCGAATTGTCGGCACGCTACGATCTGTACGTGACGCCGGCAAGCGCCCTGCCCGCTCCGCGCGTCGGCGAGCTGACGCATACGCCGGAGCAGGCCGCTCCGTGGATGCGCGTGAGCGAGCTTTCCGCCGGCGAACAGCGGCAGATGCTGTACGACATTTTCGAGCGCAGCCTGACGTATACGCCGTTTACGCAGCTCGCCAACCTGACCGGCCAGCCCGCGACCAGCCTGCCGCTGCACCTGACCGAAGACGGCCTGCCGCTCGGCGTGCAGATGATCGCCGCCAAAGGGCGCGAAGACCTGCTGCTGCGCATCGCCGCGCAGCTGGAGCAGTCCGACCTGTGGGTCGGCATGCAGGGCAATCCGATGCTCGGCTGA
- a CDS encoding glycoside hydrolase family 36 protein translates to MMAQQGKQRIELFENGLSLVFDVTEEGDVRLLHAGCLPFEEERIDERARQGFRVLEVQLSGEDRDEYHGRSHRASYPGLRLRYVRHAEQRTGAGLLFTLDMHDPATGLATTSFFQFHDGLAVLKSWTELRNAGTEELGVEYVSSFSLNGLAKDGAGDQDDKMKLHLAHNGWQSEVQWRSNTLPELGLSHMTDRSSKRISLSNTGSWAAAEHLPMGLLENTEAGTTLFWQIEHNGSWHWELLNQFDHLSLLVSGPSEHDHGWWKKLLPGETFASVPVAVGWARGGFEEAIGELTRYRRATRRPNADNEHLRIIFNDYMNCLWGNPTTQNLLPLIDAAADVGCKYFCIDCGWYSPGVWWDGVGEWLPSEERFPEGIKYVLDYIRGKGMVPGLWLEIEVMGIHSPKLAEADDSWFFMRHGKRVKDRSRYHLDFRNPAVVAHADEVLRRLVEEYGVGYIKMDYNINAGLGTELDSDSLGDGLLEHNRAYLSWIDRIFAAYPELVIENCSSGGMRMDYAMLSRHSIQSTSDQENYVNYAQIAASSPAALTPEQSAIWSYPLREGDDEEVVFNMVNALLLRVHQSGHLAELSPPRRELVREALAVYKAIRGDIREGLPFWPLGLPKIEDGWVSFGLRRGGTRYVAVWRLDDAASEASLPLPGLAGKAAECRLLYPQGRSGGGCVWNAEDGELKVRLDRERTARLFEVVESGTTGTK, encoded by the coding sequence ATGATGGCGCAACAGGGGAAACAGCGGATCGAGCTTTTCGAAAACGGTTTAAGTTTGGTGTTCGACGTGACGGAGGAAGGCGACGTCCGGCTGCTGCACGCAGGCTGCCTGCCGTTCGAAGAAGAGCGGATCGACGAGCGGGCGCGGCAGGGCTTCCGGGTGCTCGAAGTACAGCTCAGCGGCGAAGACCGCGACGAATACCACGGGAGAAGCCACCGGGCTTCCTATCCGGGACTGCGCCTGAGATACGTCCGGCATGCCGAACAGCGCACCGGGGCGGGACTGCTGTTCACGCTCGACATGCACGACCCGGCGACGGGACTTGCGACGACTTCTTTTTTCCAATTCCATGACGGGCTTGCGGTGCTCAAGAGCTGGACCGAGCTGCGCAATGCCGGCACGGAGGAGCTTGGCGTCGAATACGTGTCGTCGTTTTCGCTGAACGGGCTGGCCAAGGACGGAGCGGGCGACCAGGACGACAAAATGAAGCTGCATCTGGCGCACAACGGCTGGCAAAGCGAAGTCCAGTGGCGCAGCAACACGCTGCCGGAGCTCGGATTGTCGCATATGACGGATCGCAGCTCCAAACGGATCTCCCTGAGCAACACGGGTTCGTGGGCCGCCGCGGAACATCTGCCGATGGGGCTGCTGGAAAATACGGAAGCCGGCACGACGCTGTTCTGGCAGATCGAGCATAACGGATCTTGGCATTGGGAACTGCTCAACCAGTTCGACCATCTGTCGCTGCTCGTGAGCGGTCCGTCGGAGCACGATCACGGCTGGTGGAAAAAACTGCTGCCCGGCGAGACGTTCGCAAGCGTACCGGTCGCGGTCGGCTGGGCGCGCGGCGGCTTCGAGGAAGCGATCGGCGAACTGACGCGGTACCGCCGTGCCACCCGGCGTCCGAATGCGGACAACGAGCATCTGCGCATCATTTTCAACGATTACATGAACTGCCTGTGGGGCAATCCGACGACGCAGAACCTGCTGCCGCTGATCGATGCCGCCGCGGACGTGGGCTGCAAATATTTCTGTATCGACTGCGGGTGGTATTCGCCGGGCGTCTGGTGGGACGGAGTGGGCGAATGGCTGCCGTCGGAGGAGCGCTTCCCGGAAGGCATCAAATACGTGCTCGACTATATTCGCGGCAAAGGCATGGTCCCGGGACTGTGGCTGGAGATCGAAGTCATGGGCATCCACAGTCCGAAGCTTGCGGAGGCGGACGATTCCTGGTTCTTCATGCGGCACGGCAAAAGGGTCAAAGACCGCAGCCGCTACCATCTCGATTTCCGCAATCCGGCCGTCGTCGCCCATGCGGACGAAGTGCTGCGCCGGCTCGTCGAGGAGTACGGGGTCGGATATATCAAAATGGATTACAATATCAACGCCGGACTCGGCACGGAACTCGATTCGGACAGCCTCGGTGACGGCCTGCTCGAACATAACCGCGCGTATCTGTCGTGGATCGACCGCATCTTCGCCGCGTATCCGGAACTGGTCATCGAAAACTGTTCCAGCGGCGGCATGCGTATGGATTACGCGATGCTCAGCCGGCACAGCATCCAGTCGACAAGCGATCAGGAAAACTACGTGAACTACGCGCAGATCGCGGCGAGTTCGCCGGCCGCGCTGACGCCGGAGCAGTCGGCGATCTGGTCGTATCCGCTGCGCGAAGGCGACGACGAGGAAGTCGTCTTCAATATGGTGAACGCGCTGCTGCTGCGCGTGCACCAGAGCGGGCATCTGGCGGAGCTGAGCCCGCCGCGCCGCGAGCTCGTTCGCGAGGCGCTTGCGGTGTACAAAGCCATTCGCGGCGATATTCGCGAAGGGCTTCCGTTCTGGCCGCTGGGGCTGCCGAAAATCGAAGACGGCTGGGTCAGCTTCGGCCTGCGCCGGGGCGGCACGCGCTACGTCGCCGTATGGCGGCTGGACGACGCCGCAAGCGAAGCGTCGCTGCCCCTGCCCGGCCTGGCCGGCAAAGCGGCGGAATGCCGCCTGCTGTACCCGCAGGGCCGCTCCGGCGGCGGCTGCGTCTGGAACGCCGAAGACGGCGAATTGAAGGTCCGGCTCGACCGGGAGCGGACGGCGCGGCTGTTCGAAGTCGTCGAGAGCGGAACGACAGGCACCAAATAA
- a CDS encoding histidine kinase N-terminal 7TM domain-containing diguanylate cyclase gives MNTAFSTFIAVFAMSGVLSVLLALYASFQKTRFTGMTLFIWMSVATAIYTFGSSLELASSSLAEIKFWISFEYLGLPFISPLNLLVVFHYIGRERMMTPRATAAFLVIPFLTSLLMLTNDLHGLVYQSMDLRADSPWPLADFAMGLWYVVNGSYTLGCGVVGMWLLAMHMRQTLNVYRKQTATMFVSLFLPIGASLVYILNLTPYHIDPVPATMSLTNLLYCWAILSAGMLTSTPVVRENILESMRDGVLVLDAAGRLADYNKAASQMFPFLTPERIGQKADQAFPARRLRPWDTDMTFLEAEDRQIEWLADDGARHYRFRSSIVYHKHGGSPAGRTVVVLDVTENVLLHRKLEQMATYDGMTQIYNRTHFVERSEKLLIEAWEIGEPLTIALFDIDRFKSINDTHGHDVGDCVIRHVVHACKIYLGDRDVFGRYGGEEFALCMPGRSLEDAYGLLERVRRELDSGPVMTPSGPVGATASFGLVEARPGRPLKRLTKLADEALYRAKQSGRNNVQLAAGEHIPEPDAEPLPTGKDVPAKSVGD, from the coding sequence ATGAATACTGCGTTCTCCACCTTTATCGCTGTTTTTGCCATGTCGGGCGTACTCAGCGTTCTGTTGGCCCTATACGCTTCTTTTCAAAAAACGCGCTTCACGGGCATGACGCTGTTCATCTGGATGTCCGTGGCAACCGCCATTTATACGTTCGGCAGTTCCCTCGAACTGGCCAGCTCGTCGCTTGCGGAGATCAAGTTCTGGATTTCTTTCGAGTATCTGGGGCTTCCTTTCATTTCGCCGTTGAACCTGCTTGTGGTGTTCCACTACATCGGGCGCGAACGAATGATGACTCCCCGCGCGACGGCGGCCTTTTTGGTCATTCCCTTCCTTACCTCGCTGCTTATGCTGACCAACGACCTGCACGGCCTCGTCTACCAGAGCATGGACCTGCGCGCCGATTCCCCGTGGCCGCTGGCCGACTTCGCGATGGGCCTCTGGTACGTCGTCAACGGCAGCTATACGCTCGGCTGCGGCGTCGTGGGCATGTGGCTGCTGGCCATGCACATGCGCCAGACGCTGAACGTCTACCGCAAGCAGACGGCGACCATGTTCGTCAGCTTGTTTCTTCCGATCGGCGCCTCCCTGGTCTACATCCTGAACCTTACCCCCTACCATATCGATCCCGTACCCGCTACCATGAGCTTGACCAACCTGCTGTACTGCTGGGCGATCCTGTCGGCCGGCATGCTGACTTCGACCCCGGTCGTACGCGAAAATATTTTGGAAAGCATGCGCGACGGCGTCCTCGTCCTCGACGCCGCCGGCCGGCTCGCCGACTACAACAAAGCCGCTTCGCAGATGTTCCCGTTCCTCACGCCCGAGCGCATCGGCCAAAAAGCGGACCAGGCGTTCCCGGCGCGCCGTCTCCGTCCGTGGGATACGGACATGACGTTCCTCGAAGCGGAAGACCGCCAGATCGAATGGCTGGCGGACGACGGCGCCCGCCATTACCGCTTCCGTTCGTCGATCGTCTACCATAAGCACGGAGGCTCTCCGGCCGGACGCACGGTCGTCGTGCTCGACGTCACCGAGAACGTGCTGCTGCACCGCAAGCTGGAACAGATGGCGACCTATGACGGCATGACGCAGATCTACAACCGGACGCATTTCGTCGAGCGTTCGGAGAAGCTGCTGATCGAAGCGTGGGAGATCGGCGAACCGCTGACGATCGCCCTGTTCGATATCGACCGCTTCAAATCGATCAACGATACGCACGGCCACGACGTCGGCGACTGCGTGATCCGGCATGTCGTGCATGCCTGCAAAATCTATCTCGGCGATCGCGACGTATTCGGCCGTTACGGCGGCGAGGAGTTCGCGCTCTGCATGCCGGGGCGCTCTCTCGAAGACGCCTACGGCCTGCTCGAACGCGTCCGGCGCGAACTGGATTCCGGTCCCGTCATGACCCCTTCGGGTCCGGTCGGCGCGACCGCAAGCTTCGGCCTCGTCGAAGCCCGTCCGGGCCGCCCGCTCAAGCGGCTGACCAAGCTCGCCGACGAAGCGCTCTACCGCGCCAAACAAAGCGGCCGCAACAACGTCCAGCTCGCCGCCGGCGAGCACATCCCCGAACCGGACGCGGAGCCGCTGCCGACAGGCAAGGACGTGCCGGCGAAATCGGTCGGGGATTGA